CCAGTCGTGGTTTGAACAGGACGACCCAGACGCCAACCCACCGGGGTATCGCAAAGATGGAGATGAGCGCCCACGTTCAACTGTTACGTTCAAAGAAGACGGCTTCAAACTCGACACGAAACACCAGCAAGTCCGGTTGTCGAAAGGGAAGAACCTGAAAGACGGATGGAGTGATTTCGTTCTCTGCGAATACGAACCCGGTCCAGACGTAGATCTGTCTGATGTAGAAACCGTACAGCAGGTCCGAATTGTCTGGAACGGTAACCGCTGGGAACTACACTTCGTCTGTAAGGTTAGCATTGATGCAGAGGACTCAGCAGGTGAGAAAACCGCAGGTGTTGACCTCGGCATCTGTAACACGGCGGCTGTCTCTGTCGGTGATGAAACGCTGTTGTATCCGGGCAACGCCCTGAAAGAAGACGCACATTACTTCCGGCAGGAAGAATACGACACAGAAGGCAAGAACGGCCCCAGCACCCATGCTGAGTGGGCAAGGCAGAAGAAATCCCGGCGACAAGAGCATTTCTTGCATGCGATCTCGACAGACATTGTTGAGCAGTGTGCTGCCCGTGGTGTTGGGACGATAGCAGTCGGTCACCCGGAAAACATTCGCGCTGATGAAGACTGGGGCCGACACGGGAACAAACGCCTGCACGACTGGGCGTTTGAAACACTGCTCAGTCACATTGAGTACAAAGCCGAAGAACGCGGGATTGGGGTTGAGCGGGTTGACGAGTACGAGTTGGCTACGTCGATCACGTGCTGTGAGTGTGGGATGAAAGCCGATTCAAACCGTGTTGAACGTGGTTTGTACGTCTGTGAGGTGTGTGGGTTGGTTGCGAATAGCGACTGTAATGCGGCTGAAAACATGCGAGCGACGGTAACTCCGAGTCCGTCACAGGATAGGAGTAACGGCTGTCTGGCCCAGCCATCGGTCCGCCTGTTCGACAAATCGACGGGGAGAGTCGCCCCACAAGAACAGGTATGACCGTAGACCGGCAAATATCCCAACGCTTGCGGTGCGGTTCGGGAAGCCCCGTCGTTCACGACGGGGAGGAGGTCACCTGCGAAAGCGTCGTACTGCGCTTGCTGCGAGCTTGGCAACTCGAACTGGCTCGGGCCGTCTATTCTCTCCTGTATATGCTTGTATTACTGCTGCTGTTTCATCTTGGCTGAGTCCAGCACTTCGATAAAAAATCACGTGTCCATCTGTTACTGTCTGCTTTCTTTCTGGCAGACCCTGATACCGTCTATAACGTTGCCTGAATTCACGACCAGAGAATGCCTTTCTAAGTGGTTGCTCCAGACCTTCACTTTCTTCGTATGATAACGCAATCACTGGTCGGTCGACTTCCTCAGCGATCTGGTCCATGTCGATTATATTGTACCACGCAGGAGCAATCCCATTGATAAATATATATCGGATGTCTTCACGGTCAAGGCTCTCGTACAATCCGATTATTGCCTCAGCACTGTCCATGCCTCCAATTGTGCAGTCACCAAACTCGAACCCATCTACTGCTCGATTTGCTTGAACAACGGCACCGGCCAATGTGCTCTTCTCATCAGAGTCAGTGAATGATTCTGCGACACCGAGTGCTCGTCTCCCGCTTTTCATCTAAAACTAGCTTGCGTTGTTTTTGATATCCTGTAGCCGGCTGATGAGTTCATCATTGCTGGCTCCAATTTCGTACTCCACGGATCCATTGTGCTCGGCTTCTTCTGTTTCCACATCATCTTCATTAAAATCAGCATCAATTTCCTGATTTTCCTGTTCGGACTCGTCGTAACTCCCAAACCCCATACACATTATTATAACGGCTTTGATCCACTAAAATATCTCGGTGGTCATTCTCATGATACCGCATAGCATTAGCTGTTCCGTGCCAACTATTTCATATGGAAGTCTATAACGTAACTGCAGAAGCAGAGACGTTCACCAGTAATGTATTCCTCGTACCAGGAGAGACAACCGCGCTTGTCGATACTGGAGCAATGGATGATGTTACATCTGTAATCTCTGATTATGTAGATGTGGTAGACGCTGTCTATATAACTCATCAGCATAGTGATCATATCGATCAACTTGATAACATTATTGAAAGATTCGCCCCGACTGTTGCTACATTTGAGGACCATGAACATCAGACAAAGACGCTAGATGATGGAGATCATGTCCAACTAGGTGACGATACATATGAGGTCGTTCACTCGCCTGGACACGCAGATGATCATGTTGCACTCATTGGGCCAAATAGAATTTTTTCTGGCGACGTCGTTGTTTATAATGACAGCGCGTTTGGCGACGGAAGCTTTGGTCGAACTGATCTTCCAGGCCAATCACGGGATCAACTCATTCATTCTTTGGAGACAATCCTTGATCGGCTTCCAGATACAGTTAGACACATGCATCCAGGACACGGAGATTCCTATGAGGGGGACGTAAGATCTGTTATTGAACGTGCCCTTCGACGAGCACGGAGAAAAGAACCGAAATATTCAGA
This portion of the Salinarchaeum sp. IM2453 genome encodes:
- a CDS encoding RNA-guided endonuclease TnpB family protein, giving the protein MVNLVTTRTFTASLTNDREGVVRDLDSLARSGSKIWNVARWTISRIWDHTGTIPDEGPLKSYMKTQACWKDLNSQSSQAIVEELAGAFQSWFEQDDPDANPPGYRKDGDERPRSTVTFKEDGFKLDTKHQQVRLSKGKNLKDGWSDFVLCEYEPGPDVDLSDVETVQQVRIVWNGNRWELHFVCKVSIDAEDSAGEKTAGVDLGICNTAAVSVGDETLLYPGNALKEDAHYFRQEEYDTEGKNGPSTHAEWARQKKSRRQEHFLHAISTDIVEQCAARGVGTIAVGHPENIRADEDWGRHGNKRLHDWAFETLLSHIEYKAEERGIGVERVDEYELATSITCCECGMKADSNRVERGLYVCEVCGLVANSDCNAAENMRATVTPSPSQDRSNGCLAQPSVRLFDKSTGRVAPQEQV
- a CDS encoding DUF99 family protein; the protein is MKSGRRALGVAESFTDSDEKSTLAGAVVQANRAVDGFEFGDCTIGGMDSAEAIIGLYESLDREDIRYIFINGIAPAWYNIIDMDQIAEEVDRPVIALSYEESEGLEQPLRKAFSGREFRQRYRRYQGLPERKQTVTDGHVIFYRSAGLSQDETAAVIQAYTGENRRPEPVRVAKLAASAVRRFRR
- a CDS encoding DUF5786 family protein; this translates as MGFGSYDESEQENQEIDADFNEDDVETEEAEHNGSVEYEIGASNDELISRLQDIKNNAS
- a CDS encoding MBL fold metallo-hydrolase, with the protein product MEVYNVTAEAETFTSNVFLVPGETTALVDTGAMDDVTSVISDYVDVVDAVYITHQHSDHIDQLDNIIERFAPTVATFEDHEHQTKTLDDGDHVQLGDDTYEVVHSPGHADDHVALIGPNRIFSGDVVVYNDSAFGDGSFGRTDLPGQSRDQLIHSLETILDRLPDTVRHMHPGHGDSYEGDVRSVIERALRRARRKEPKYSDN